A window of Mucilaginibacter robiniae genomic DNA:
CAATTTTATGCGGGGTGGTGGTCGGGTTACAACCAACCTAAGCACGCTGCTTACCGATTTTGTTACCTTAACCGATCAGCTTAAAGAGAATGTTACCCAAGTATATGTCATTAGCGAAGCGGCCTTTTACCTGCTGAAAAGTATTGTTAACATAGGCAATCTGGCCAGAGGTTGGAAAGCTATTACAGTGCAGTCGGACACTATGCCAACGCTGAACAGCGTTAATCCGGTACAATCGGGCGGAGTGTACACAGCCTTGACAGCCAAAGCTACGCTGCCCGATGGGGTAACTGAAATAGGCCACATACGGACAGATGGCAATATAGCTTATATTGATGGTTTTGTAATTAACTACAACGCTTTAGCCGTCAACTTACCTATGGGTCAAATTTCATTAGATGGGCCACCGGTAACAGGCCAGTTCACCCGAATGGATGCAATTTATTATGATCCGGTTAGGCAAACGTATGGTAAAGTAACCGGCAATGGTAACACCAATTGGGACCCTGCTATCATACCGATTGACACTTACCGCCTGGCCGATGTACAGCGCAACTTGGATGGTACCAGCAAGGTGTATTCTACGTACAGTGTTGCTTTTATTAGCAACGTGAACATTGATAAAATTTATGCCGATAAGGTAATGAACGGCAAATGGTATTCGGAAGGGGATGCTGTACAGTTTGGCACCAGTATAGATACCCCTGGCCGGGTTGGCTACCGAATGAACTTCAAACGCTTATTCTTTCGGTCGGAAGTACAGGTAGTTACTGATAGTACGGCCAATAAAGATTGCTATATGGTTTTTCCGGCTGGTCTTATTCAAAACGGCGGTTTTTATGTTTACGGGCCTTACGTTTATCTGGAAAATGGCCCTTGCACTATCGTGATCGGGATGAAAGTGTCGGATAATACCTCAAAAGCAGATAGCGGATTGTATATTGAAATAGTAAAAGACGTAGGTGACAAACAGATAACCCAGGCTGGTTTAACTGTTAGAGCCACCGATTTTACGGTTGCTAACCAACTGCAATACTTTTTACTGCCATTTACAGCAGAAAAAGGTTTTCATTATGAATTCCGTATCAATCCGTCAAGTACTACAATAGCTACACCAGCTACCTTTTATTTGGATGAGGCTATCATCTGTCCGTTTCCGCTGGCACCTACCGTCGACCTCTCCCCTCTGCAAAAGCAGATTACTGCTAATGCACCCAATTTTGTTGAACTGCAATCGGATAGTGATGTATCTTACACTAGCAACCTGTGGAAAGAACGCGGCGTAAATATGTTTAACCTGATGTACAAACATTCGGACTTCCCGCAGGTGGTGAGTAACACGGCACATGATCCGGGTGCATTCTGGATTGGTACTGCCATTGTTGACCGCACACTGGGCACCGGCCGCATGGAAGCTACGCAGTGGGACATTGAAAGCGGCAAAATGGTTTACAAGGTTGAACGAGCGAAAGATGATACCCAAGCCAATTGGGGCGCTTGGACTTTTATAGCCACTTGGGATTATGTACAACAGCAACTCACGGCTGCCCGAGCTTTTACCTTGAGCTTTACCACCCCGGTCCGAGAGTATAACGATTATTACGAAGCCGCTACACAGGTGCAATCCATCATTTTATCAGGAGCTAGCGCTATTCAGTATAGTTTAGATGGTGGGGCACATTATACAACACCGACTTTACCGCTACCCACCGATGGCTCAAAAAACATTAGCATACCGGCGGGAACCTGGGTAAGTTGGCGCATAACTTATAGCACCGGAGCTACCCTGGCGTCGGCTTATATCAAATTAGCTTAAACCTTATCACTTTTTAAACATGGCCAATAATTTCAGGTACAACGCCATCGTTGGACAATCCATTTACATTTCTAAAGCCGGTAACGATAGTAATAGCGGCTTAACACCCGATTTACCTAAAGCAACCGTGCAAGCAGGCTTAACCCTGGCAGCAAACTCATACACTACATCGGCCTGTACTATAATTATTGGTACGGGTACTTATGAAGAAGCCATAAGCGCATCCCTAAGAGGCATTAACTCATCAGGTTATTCCAAAATTGTAGGTGATGGTGAAGTAGTACTTAGGGGAAATGGTTCTAATAGTTTTGTACTTACATATACTAACTACAACTTTTCCATATATAGTCTAAGGTTTGAAAACTATTCTAACTTGACCATCAATCATGCTATTTATAACTGCAAGATTAGATATAACAATACAATAAGCATTCCAACACAAGGAAGTTTAAATAACTGCCAGGTATCTGATACAACAGCCTCAAACATTTATAATTCATATGGATCTATTTATATAAATGTGGCTACAGTAGGTGCTGTAACCAATTTTCAAAACTGCTATACAAATGCCTCTACTCAGGTAAATACAGTTGCTAGTCCAATAACATTCGACTATAACAATCTGATGGGACCTATTAAAATAGGTAGTGGTACGGCGCAAACATTGAGTACTCATCAGACCAATTACCCCAACTACAACCAGCATAGTATTAATGCATCGCCATTGTTCAACAATAGTGCTAAATACGATTTTACGCTGCAAGCAGGCAGTCCGCATATCAGCGCCGCCAGCGATGGCAGTAATATTGGCGGAACGGCCTATGCCATACCTTTGGTTACCAATGTAGCCGACTGCTGGAAAAAAGAGAATGGTGCAGTATTTTCGGGACTGGAACTGAGCGGAACCGATGTAATTATATCCAGCGGATACACTTCTGGCTCTGTAACTTCGGCTCCGGTAAGGGCATTCCCGAATGCTAATGTAATTAATAAAATTGATTACATTGGGTTTACGCTATTTAACAAAAGCCAAGCGGGCGGTAGTGCTACCAACAAAAATGTGCCGGATAGTTTTATAGTGAGTGATGGTTCGGGCGGTAGTAATCCCGACCGGCTCAGCATACAAATGCGATGGACTGACAATGATAACCAACCTACTACCGATAGCGATTGGATTAATGGCTATTTAACTACAACCGGCAACTTTGTGCATTTTGAAATAAACACCCAGCCCTTGGTTGATAATAGCGGATATGGGAATGGTAATCCGGCTTTTAACCCAGCAGTAGCTTATGCCGTATCGGCACAATGGGTACAATTTAAAGTTATTTTAACCAATGCTTACGCCTGATGAATAGCATTACCCTTACACCGGGCGTATTAGCTGCTAATACAACCCGCCCCCCTCGAGCTTTTAAAGGCATTACTATAATTGGTGGTGGGAAGCAATACATCGAACCTCAAGTTGGCTTTAAAGGTATTGCACTATGGGCTACGATGCCAGGCAGTGCTATCAAAGTTAAACATTATCGATAGTAACATACTGCTTGTATAATTCGTAAATAAAGCGGATGTTATACTTTTTTAGCTATGTCAAACTAAGCTTACTTAGCAAGAAAGTTTTCTTAAGCAGATACATTCCTTACTACATTATTTTAAAATGAGCAAATACGTACTAACTGCTTCTTTGATTATTAACCTTGTATTAGCTATAGTTACTATAAAACTATATTATAAATTACAAAGTGCTCGGGTTTCCAAAACAACTAATAGCCAGCCTAAAATAACCGATAAAGAAATTAAAGCCAGTTTGTACAGATTACTCCCGGTAAAAGCAGGCTCAACTGTAATAATTGGTGATAGCCACACTGATTTTTTCCCTTTATCCCTTTTAAATAAGCCAGTAGTAAAAGAAGGTATTGCTGGTGACACCACCGAAGGTGTTTTACAACGAGTAGAAAAGGTAAGTGAATGTAACCCTGCTAAAGTGTTTATTGAAATTGGACATAACGATTTGAGCAGAGATAAGTCGCCTAAGGAAGTAGCAAATCATATTATTCAAATAGCTGAAAAATTTACCTGTTCTAAAGTGTACATCACAAGTATCTTTCCAAGCAGCACCAAAAGCAAACATGGTAAGTCTATGTTGGAAAAAGATGAGCAACTTAACAAGATACTTAAGCAATATTGCCTAAACAACAACCATACCTTTATTGATCTTTATAGTCTTTTCCTACAATCCAATAGATTGAACCCTTTGTATGACTGTGGCGACCATGTTCACCTATCTTATAATGGCTATGTAGTATGGGCTAATCAATTAAACAATTTATTATAAAAGTTCTATATAACACGCTTTTCTTTTGTAAATGCTACACTAACATATTTCTAAAGACTCTTACCAACAGTCAATTACCTTTCTGCTCCAGATAGCCTTTCAAAATTTTGCATATTATTGCAGTTGTACATACGTGTTTTCTATCTATTCTGCCTAACTCTATACTTTAAGAGTAACGTTTATCATTACTTTCTCTAACAAAGCTAAATTTTAGCTAACGCCTTCTTTATTCTGTTCTTCTTAAAAACAACTCCTGCTGTTCTATGTCGGCAATCTAATAGCATCTACGCTGTTGCCGTTTCTGGTGCATTTTCCTATTAAACATATATCCTATGCAACATACCATTAAGTATTTGTACAATTATTTCAACTACAAGCCTCATGTAGGCATCCTGTCTGCCGTTACCAGCTACCTGATTGCGGTAAGGGGCATGCTGCTCACCGATGAAACGCTTAAACTCATCGCGGCCATTTCATCCTGCGCCGGCTGCATTGTGGGCTGTGCTACGGCTTTGTCGTGGCTGTTCCGGGCATCCATTTGGGCCATGAAATTCTATCAAACACTCAAACTTAAATTCAAAAAATAATATGCGCTTACCTAATTGGCTTCAAAAAATTGTCAAATTCATTCAAAACTTCTTCAGCCATATTCCGGCCGAATTACAAGCTGCCATTCACACTGGCGTTACCGTAACTGAAAACATTAAAACCTTTGTAGATTCGCCTGCTGCAGATATTTTGACTGCCCTCATCCCCGGCAACCTCGACGACAAGATCAAAACCGCCCTGCGCCAAGCCTTACCTACCCTGCTTACCCAACTTAAATTAGCCGATAACTGCGCCGGTGCTCAAACTTCTGACGAGATTGTTACTTGTGCAACCCAAACCCTGCAAGCGCTGGATGGTAATATTAAGAATGCCTTTCTGCACAGCTTAGCAGTAATGATAGCCCAGGTAGCTGCTGATGGCCAATTAACCTGGCAAGACACAGCTTGTGTGGTAGAATGGTACTACCAGCAACGTTTCAAAGCACAGGATGTGCAATAGCGTTTCTGCGCGCACGATACTCCTTCTACTCTCCTCTGCAAAATACAGGCAAATACTTAGCTGCCTGATATCGTAAACATTTCATCCGGGTTCTGGGTTATGCTATTAACCATGAACAAAGCAGACCAAGCATTTAACGAAGAATTTAAACCGGTATTTCCACCCGAGGCTTACCATGCTGAAGCCAGCTGGCAGGATAAAGTATTATTTGCCCTATCACAACTGGGTGCAGGTAACGCACCGGAAGTAGCCACTAAGCTTGCCGAATTTGAAACGCAGGAAAACGCAACGGCATTAAACCAGCATGCAGAAGAAGTATTGCAAGGTTTATACAAAAAAGGTTTAATTAAAGGTCACGAACAAAGTGACGGCTTGCAATACGATTTGAGCAAAATAACCCGCCCTAATACAGGCGGCACTGATCCAGATTTGTTATAGATATGTTGAACAGATAAAGTAAGTCATCCGTATAAGCCATTTAAAAGCAAATTTACTCTAAGCTTTTAAAATATGCAGACGGTTGAAGTTCTAGATAAGGTTAAAGTTTCCAATAATTTCAGATATGACATCAACGCACTAAGAGCTGTCGCAATTTTAGGTGTATTATTGTTTCATTATAATGTTCCTTTTTTTGCCGGAGGCTTTTCAGGAGTTGATGTTTTTTTTGTCATTTCTGGTTACTTAATGAGCCGAATCATAATTAACAGCATAGATAAAAGTACTTTCTCTTTTATAGATTTTTATAGTAAACGAATAAAAAGAATTGTACCTGCACTATTAATAGTAATACTTACTATTACTATAATATGCTTCTTTTTCTATTTTCCTGAAGATTATAAATTAAATGAAAAGTATGGAACAGCTAGTCTAATATTCTTATCAAACATATTATATTGGAAGAGTTCTGGCTACTTTGATCCTGCTTCAAACACTAATATTTTTTTACATACTTGGTCTTTATCTGTAGAATGGCAATTCTACATGCTTTATCCTATAGCGTTACTAATCCTAAGTAAACTTTTCAAGAAAAAGCCTCAATACTGGACATTCTTTATTTTATCTACAATTAGCATTATAGTATTATCATTTTTATATACGCAACATAAGGCTACAGCATCGTTTTATTTATTACCAAGTAGATCGTGGGAAATGATGTTTGGCGGAATTGCCTTTTTTGCTGAAGAAAAATTTCAAGGCTTTAATACAAACGTTATGTTGCAATATTGGGGTATATTACTATATTTTTTTGCTTTTACTTATTAAAGAGCGAATTACTTTGGCCAGGCCCGTACACCTTGATTCCAGTTATAGCTACTTTTTTAATAATTTCTGCTAACTCAAATGATATACTTGTTCTTAAAACTAAGCTAATACAGTTTATTGGCAAAGTATCCTACTCCTTATACTTATGGCATTGGCCTGTATTTGTCATAGCTCAATATTTGGGTGTTGAAATGACTGTAACTTCAATCAGTTTAATGGTATTAATATCACTTATAGCAGCATATATTTCTTATAAATATGTTGAAACTGTTAATTTTAATACTAGCAAAGTTGTTCTAGTAGCTCTTTCAATCTTAGTGTTAGGGACAAGATTTTTATCAATTGTTCCGGCAAACAAATCAATGTACAAGGCAAAAACCCTTGCATTGTCAAACTATAAAAGAGCACATTCGAAGGAAACAGTTGATTTGTTCTATTTGGGAAAATGCTTTATTAGTAAACAATCAACTTTTTCCAAAGATTACAACCAATCAGACTGCTTAAAAATTGATTCAAATAAAAGGAATGTAATGCTACTAGGAGATAGTCATGCGGCTGATATAGCTCAATCATTAGAAGCTAGCCTTTCTAAAATGGGTATTCACATTATGAAAGCAGCTTCAAGTGGGTGCTTACCGATATACAAACCAAATGGGGAAACACAATGCAGTGATATGATGAATTTCATATTTAATGAATATTTTCCTTTGCATTATAAAAAAATTGATGGTGTCATTATATCAGCCAATTGGGTTAAAGTGCCAGAAGATCAACAAGAAGCATTAATTTCAGACTTAAAAAAGACAATTCAAGTATTTAAAAATTATCACATTCCCACAGTGATAGTTGGTCAAAACGAAACGTACAGAATACCCTACTCGGTTATTGTTGCTAGAGAATGTGAGTACAATATAATTAATCGTACTCAATACCTAGATGCTAATGCTTTAAAAACAAATAAACTTCTGCTTCATAAGCTGACTAACTCTTATATAGATATTTACAATTACAAATCTGTACCTAGCTTATCCATTAATAATGATCCTTATATGCTAGATGAAAATCATTTTACCAAATATGGTGCGAACATAACAGTGCAAAAGATTATTAGTACTCCGCCATTTATTAACTTCTTACAAGCCACATCACAACGTCTTTAAGTCCTAATAAGCGCAATTCATACTATCCGGCTCAGCTGAACGTGCAGTATTTCAATAATAGATATTTGGATTTGTGCCCAGGACGAGATTCGAACTCGTACAACCTTACGGATACCACCCCCTCAAGATGGTGCGTCTACCAATTTCGCCACCTGGGCTTTTACAGGATATGGATGCAGGACTGGCAGTAAGGTTATTTACTACCGCTGTATGCAAAATAAAATAGCACTATTCACAAGT
This region includes:
- a CDS encoding acyltransferase family protein translates to MQTVEVLDKVKVSNNFRYDINALRAVAILGVLLFHYNVPFFAGGFSGVDVFFVISGYLMSRIIINSIDKSTFSFIDFYSKRIKRIVPALLIVILTITIICFFFYFPEDYKLNEKYGTASLIFLSNILYWKSSGYFDPASNTNIFLHTWSLSVEWQFYMLYPIALLILSKLFKKKPQYWTFFILSTISIIVLSFLYTQHKATASFYLLPSRSWEMMFGGIAFFAEEKFQGFNTNVMLQYWGILLYFFAFTY
- a CDS encoding acyltransferase family protein, whose amino-acid sequence is MIPVIATFLIISANSNDILVLKTKLIQFIGKVSYSLYLWHWPVFVIAQYLGVEMTVTSISLMVLISLIAAYISYKYVETVNFNTSKVVLVALSILVLGTRFLSIVPANKSMYKAKTLALSNYKRAHSKETVDLFYLGKCFISKQSTFSKDYNQSDCLKIDSNKRNVMLLGDSHAADIAQSLEASLSKMGIHIMKAASSGCLPIYKPNGETQCSDMMNFIFNEYFPLHYKKIDGVIISANWVKVPEDQQEALISDLKKTIQVFKNYHIPTVIVGQNETYRIPYSVIVARECEYNIINRTQYLDANALKTNKLLLHKLTNSYIDIYNYKSVPSLSINNDPYMLDENHFTKYGANITVQKIISTPPFINFLQATSQRL
- a CDS encoding lysozyme inhibitor LprI family protein; this encodes MRLPNWLQKIVKFIQNFFSHIPAELQAAIHTGVTVTENIKTFVDSPAADILTALIPGNLDDKIKTALRQALPTLLTQLKLADNCAGAQTSDEIVTCATQTLQALDGNIKNAFLHSLAVMIAQVAADGQLTWQDTACVVEWYYQQRFKAQDVQ
- a CDS encoding GDSL-type esterase/lipase family protein gives rise to the protein MIINLVLAIVTIKLYYKLQSARVSKTTNSQPKITDKEIKASLYRLLPVKAGSTVIIGDSHTDFFPLSLLNKPVVKEGIAGDTTEGVLQRVEKVSECNPAKVFIEIGHNDLSRDKSPKEVANHIIQIAEKFTCSKVYITSIFPSSTKSKHGKSMLEKDEQLNKILKQYCLNNNHTFIDLYSLFLQSNRLNPLYDCGDHVHLSYNGYVVWANQLNNLL